CTTACAGGAAGTAATTACATATAAGACGACCAATTACCAATCTAGTTACGCTTTTGAAATTGAATTAACTTTTTTTTAAGAAGTTCTCTTATTGATTTCCTAAAATTATAGGCATTCCGTTCTTTCCAGAACCAATTAATACCACTTTACTGTTAGAAGACTCCGATAATTTTAATGTAGCTTCGATTCCTTTTTCTTGTAAAATCTTATCCGTTAATGAAGCACTTAAAATACGGTTTGCAGCTGCTTTACCTTCTGCATCTATTCGCTGTCTTTCTGCTTCTTTTTTAGCTTTTGCAATTCTAAATTCATATTCTAATGCTTCTTGCTCTTGCTTTAATTTACGTTCAATTGCGTTTTTAATTGTTGGAGGTAACTCTACATCACGAACTAAAACTTCATTTAATTGAATGTACTGCTTATCTAAAATCTTCTTAGTTTCAATGAAAATCTCTTGTTGAATTACATCTCTTTTACTTGAATATAATTGTTCTGGAGTATAACGTCCAACTACACTTCTGGCAGCAGATCTTATTGCTGGTTTAATTACACGATCTAAATAATTTTCTCCTTTTTCTTTATGTAATCTTGCTAAATTATTAATCTGTGGCTGATACCAAGCAGAAGCATCTAATCGTATTTCTAATCCGTTTGAAGATAATACTTGCATTTGCTCAAACAATTCTTGCTGTCTTACTTCGTAAACGTAAACTTTATTCCATGGTAATACAAAGTGAAAACCTTCATCCATGTAAGGTTCATCTACAACTACTCCACCTCCAAAGGTTTTGTATAAAACACCCGCTTTTCCAGAGTTAATTGTTTCTGTTGATTTCGCTATGAAAATCATTAATACAAATGCTATTGGTATTAATAATATTCCTCGCTTAGGAAAATTTAAATTTGGTTGTCTATTCATAATTTTAAATTTATTTTTTTTCTAGTCTATCTTTTACGTATTCTATTTTAGTTTTTCCGTGTGGTACAGGATTTCCTTCATCATCTAAACTTACCATGATAATTTTATCAATTGTAATGATATCTTTTCTTGTAAGCTTGTTTCTTACTTTACAACCTAAAGTAATTGAAGTTCTTCCAAATTTTACCACATCAATTCCTATTTCTATAATATCTCCTTGACGAGCAGAGCTTACAAAATCTATTTCCGACATAAATTTTGTTACTGTTCTAGGAATTTCTAATTGTATAATTGCATACAAAGCAACTTCTTCATCTATCCATTGTAGTAACCTCCCTCCGAATAATGTTCCGTTAGGATTTAAATCTTCAGGTTTTACCCATTTTCTTGTATGAAATTTCATAAATTATTGTTCTATGTTAATTGCTTGAAAACTTACTAATTCTGCATT
This genomic stretch from Tenacibaculum jejuense harbors:
- a CDS encoding prohibitin family protein; this encodes MNRQPNLNFPKRGILLIPIAFVLMIFIAKSTETINSGKAGVLYKTFGGGVVVDEPYMDEGFHFVLPWNKVYVYEVRQQELFEQMQVLSSNGLEIRLDASAWYQPQINNLARLHKEKGENYLDRVIKPAIRSAARSVVGRYTPEQLYSSKRDVIQQEIFIETKKILDKQYIQLNEVLVRDVELPPTIKNAIERKLKQEQEALEYEFRIAKAKKEAERQRIDAEGKAAANRILSASLTDKILQEKGIEATLKLSESSNSKVVLIGSGKNGMPIILGNQ
- a CDS encoding acyl-CoA thioesterase: MKFHTRKWVKPEDLNPNGTLFGGRLLQWIDEEVALYAIIQLEIPRTVTKFMSEIDFVSSARQGDIIEIGIDVVKFGRTSITLGCKVRNKLTRKDIITIDKIIMVSLDDEGNPVPHGKTKIEYVKDRLEKK